The stretch of DNA GCTGCCGAAGGCGTGGAGCGCAGTGATCGCCGCATCGCCCAGTCCCCCTGCCCCGCCCTGATAGGCGCGGCTCGAATCGACGAATCGGTCGCAGATCACCCAATCGCCGCGGGCGAGCGCCGGGCGGATCAGATGCGCGACATGATCGGCGCGGGCGGCGGCGAACAGCAGGGCCTCGGCTTCGGGCGGCCATCCCTCTCCCGGCGGCGACAGCAGCAGTGCTCGGATCGCCTCTGCGCCCGGCGTGCCGCCGGGTTCGCGAGTAACCACCACCGTGAGCCCGCGCGCGCGCAGGGCCTCGGCGAGCAGCCGCGCCTGAGTCGACTTGCCCGCTCCCTCGCCGCCCTCGAAGGCGATGAACCGGCCCGCCGATGTCACGCGAACAACCCGGCGATGGCGTTGACGATCCGGTCGAGCGGCCCGGCGATCCCGACATCTTCAGCGGCGTAGAGCGGGATGCGTGCGGGCGCGACACCCGGCGCGGTGATCTCCAGCGTGGCCAGTTCCTGCCCCGCCGCGATCGGTGCGCGCAAGGGGCCGTCATAGCGGATCGTCGCGGTAAGCGGCGCTGTGCTTCCGCGCGGGAGGTTGATCGCCACTGGCCCCGCCGCCTTGAGCGCTACGCTCAGCGCATCGCCATCCTGCACTCGCGCGCGCCCGATTTCGACCTCCGGCTCGAACAGGCGCCGCCGCTCGAAGGCCGCAAAGCCCCATTCGGCATAGGCCCGCGCGAGCCTTCCCCGCAGCCGGCCGTTTTCCACCCCGGCCAGCACCAGAACCAGCCGCTGCCCGTCGCGCCTGACCGTACCGAGATAGGAGAAGCCCGATTCATTGGTGAACCCGGTCTTGATCCCGTCCGCCCCCGGCACGCGTCCGATCATCGGATCGTGGTTGATCTGCGCAATCCCCTTGTAGTCGAACCCCATGCGTCCGACATAATAGCCGAACTTGTCCGGGTGACGGGTGATCATCGCGCGTGCCAGCGTCACCAGATCGGTGGCGGTGGTGAAGGTGCGCCCTTCGTCGGGAAAGCCGTTGGGGGTGCCGAAATGGCTCCCGATCATCCCAAGATCGAGCGCGGTGCGGTTCATCATTGCGGTCCACGCCGGGACCGAACCGGCCTGCCCCTCCGCCAGCACCGCCGCCCCGTCATTGGCCGAGACATTGGCGATGCCGAGAAGCAGATCGTCGACCCGCACCCGTTCGCCCGCATCGAGGAACATCGTCGAGCCCTTGCGCCGCCATTCACGCGCGACCACGGGGCTCATGACGAAAACCTGCTCTGGGTCGAGCTTGCGCTGCGCGAGCAGCTCGAAGGCGAGGTAGAGCGTCATCACCTTGGTCACCGAGGCGGGCATGAAACGCCGGTCGGGATTGCGGGCGTGGAGCACCTGCCCGCTGCCCAGATCGACCAGCAGCGCGACCGGCGCTTCCTCGGCAGTGGGAACCGCGGGCAGAACCGGGGCGGAACCGGGCACGAGCGCCTGAGCCGCGGGCGCGAGGCCGCCCGTCACCAGCGCGACCGACAGGGCAATGAGAAGCATAGGTCTGGGGAACATCACGCCCTTGCCTATATCGGCGCCCTCCCCGCTTGGCGAGGCGCGCGCGGCCGCTAGTTCACGATTTCGTCGGCCAAAAGACCCACACTCATCGCATAATAGCTCGAACAGTTATATTCGAGGATCGCGCGGTAATTGCCGGTTACCAGATAGGCGGGCGTGCCGGGGCCGTCGGGCTGGAAGAAGGCGGTCATCACATCGTCCGCCAGCCCACCTTGTGCCACGACCCCTGCCGCGCGCCATTCGGCCACGGTCATCCACCGGCTGAGCCTTTCGTGGACGCGCGGGCACACCGGCGAGACGAGACGGGTGCGATAGGCGGAAGCGTCGAAGCCCTCCGCGACATAGGCGCGCACACCCCAAGGCTGCCCCGGTCGCCATCCCGCGTCGCGGAAATAGTTGGCGATCGAGGCGAAGGTATCGGCGCGGTTGGTGAAGATATCCGCGCGCCCGTCTCCGTCGCCATCGGTTGCGAGCCGCAGATAGACGCTCGGAAGGAATTGCGGGTTGCCGAAAGCCCCGGCGTAGGAGCCGACCAGCTGCGCGCGGTCATAGCCCTTGTCGGCGACCTTCATCAGGGCAACGAATTCCCCTGCGAACAGCTCGCGCCGCCGCCCCTCCCAAGCGAGCGTGGCGAGGCTGCGGGCAAGGTCGAAGTCGCCCTTGACCCGGCCATAGCTGGTCTCGTGCCCGAAGATAGCGACGACGATCTGGCCCGGCACGCCATATTGCGCTTCGAGCGCGGCGAGCGTGCTCTGGTGCTGGCGATAGACAGAACGCCCGCCGCCGATCCGCGCTGCATCGACATGGGTGGCGATGTAATTCGCCATCGACGGATAACCGCGCGTGGTGGCGCTGCCGGGCTGGTTGTTGTCGAGCGCAATCACCCGCGGATTGGGGGTGAGTCCGGCGGTCATGCGGGCGATGGTATCCTCACGCACGCCCTCGGCCCGGGCGCGGGCCTTGAGCAGTTCGAGATAGGCATCGAACGGCAGGCTATCGGCGCTGGCTTGCGCCGTGGCAGGCGCAGCCACGGGCGGCGCGCCAAGAATGGCGAAGGCACCAAGGGCAAGCGCGGCGGCAGGAAGAAGACGGGGAATCATGCCGCTAGGGATGTCACATTCTGACTGAATACCCAACAACCGGATTGTCATCGGCGCGCGAAGGATGGTGACAATCGCGCAGTTCAGCGCTAGCCGCTTGCGGCATAGGACAGGTGGCCGAGTGGTTTAAGGCAGCGGTCTTGAAAACCGCCGTAGGTGCAAGCCTACCGTGGGTTCGAATCCCACCCTGTCCGCCATTATTCACCCGTCACCCCATCGAGGGCCGGTCCGATGCGAGCATCGCGCCCACGATGATGCAGCCTTCCTCAGGGTATGTCGGCGCAAGATCGATTGATGCATCGACCACGGTAACGGTCTGGTACAGCACGCGGTTGCCGCAGGAATCCTTCACCGTCAGTTCGTATGTGCCGGGCGAAAGGCCCTCGAAAACGAAGCGATTAGTTCCCTGTTCACGCCGCCTCGGAATGGACTGACCGTCTGACGAACGCAGCTGGGCGGTGCGATAGTGGTCACGATAGAAAAACGACCCGGTAATCCTATAACCGGGCGTCGAAGGATCAGCCATAGGCGTGGTCTGGCAGGCGGCGGTGGCCAGTGTGAGTGAGGCGCCGGCGGCTGCGACCAAACGTCGCCCGGTGCCCCGACGCGTGGGTTGGAATGCCACCACCCCATCAGGCCCGACCCTCGCGCGAACGCAAGCATCGACCTCATTGTCGAGCAGGTGCTCCGCCTCCTCGAGCGTCATGTGTTCGAGATCGTGCACGATCGTATCGCATGAAGCACAATGGCGATTGCACCCGCGCGGCGTCATCGCGTCCCACGCTTCGTCACAGGGCTTTGGGAAGTTCACGAACAGATCACTCACGGTCACTTCCTCGCTCCTTGGCCGCTACAATGCCCCCACCGGGAAGGCTGCCGCGCTGACAGCCGCCTGGATCGCCACCCGTTCGGCAGGCGACAGATCGGGGTGCCACAGGTCAAAGATCAGAATCACCCGCAAGCGGTCGGTCTCGTTCTTCGCCTCGTGCTCGATGGTGTCGTCGAAAACCCAGGCCTGCCCTTCGGCGAAGTCGCGGGTTTCGGCGCCGACCCGGAACCAGCAGCGATCAGGCACGATCAGCGGCAAGTGGCAGAGCAGGCGGAAATTCGCGACGCCAACATGGGGCGGGATATGCGTGTGCGGGGCGAGCAGCGAGAACATCGCATTGGCCGCACAACCGGCGATGTGCGGCTGATCCATCCGCGCGAGGAAGCCCATCGTCTCGGGGCAATGCGCGGCATTGGCGGCCACCGTTTCGCCCCGTTCGATCAGGTGGATCGCCGTCCAGTCGCGGTTGTGATTGAGATTGCGCCATTGGGCGAGCGGCTCGCTGTCGTTATATTTGACGTAAGGCACCAGCGTCGCATCGGGCGCATTGGCGACTGCGTCCATCTCGGCGCGGATCGCGGGGGCAAGACTTTCGAGTTCGCCGAGCCAGGGGAAGCCTTCGGGATCGTGGAACTCCGCCTCGCGCAGACCCGGATAGGCGAAGTGGGTCGCCTCGGAATGGTAGGCGCGGGTGCGGTGAGTGATGTTGGTGCCGAGCCGGGCGATGCGGCGGCGCTCGGCCGGAGTGAGGTCGGCGCCGCTGGCTTCGACCGCCTGCGCAAGGCGCCGCTCCAGCCCCTGCTGATGCTCTGCCCAGCAGGTCTCGGCGCGGGCGATGGCCTGCACCAGCATCGGCGGCAACGGATCGGGGCGCGGCTGCGCGAGCGCGCGACCATAGGCCTCGCCCGCCTCGGGGTGCCCGGCCTGGTCGAGCATCCGCGCGCGCATCAGCAGGTTCATGAAATCGAGCGGGGCGAGCGCCAGTGCCCGGTCGATTGCCTCGATCGCCTTGATCGCCATGCCCGACATCTGCCGCACCGTCGCAAGGCGCTGCCAGAAGGCGGGTGTCTGAGGATCGTGCCGGGCGGCGTCTTCGAGAATGCCGCGCGCCTCTGCAAGCCGCCCCTCGCTCAGCGCGCGGTCAGCCGCTGCAATGCGGTCGGCAAGATCGGGCGTGAGGACGGTCACGCGCCGTTTCTTACCTATGTTGATGCCTCATGCAAGTCGTCGAGCTGTGTGTGCTGTTCGTCGGTCAGGCCCGTGCCGTCACCAGCCATGCCTTGCCGCCGAGCATCACGCCTTCGCCGGGCCGATAGTGGCGCGAAAACAGCGCGGTGAGATCGGCGCGGGCGGCGGTCAGCACTTGCTCCCCGTGCTCGGCAAGGATGCGCCCTGCGGCCATCGAGGCGAGCACGAAGTCGGTGGCCTCCTGTGGAGAGGCACCAGCGCCGCCCACCGCCTGCTCACCCTCGTAAGCGGCAACCTCCATCGCGGTGAAGCCGGCGGCGGTGAGGATGCCTTCCAGATAGCCGAGATCCTCGAAGGCGAAGGGGCCGGGCGCACGGGGCACGGCGGGTGGGATCTCGACATACCGGCGCACCACCCCCATGACCTCCATCATCCAGGCATTGTCGCGCGGATGGGCCCAGACCGCGAGGTCGATCCGCGCGCCCGGTTTGAGCATGGCGCGCAGGTTCGCGAAGGCGGGCACGGGCTCTGCGAAGAACATCGAGCCGAAGCGAGAGAACAGGCGGTCGAAGGGCGGTTCGGCGAGTTGCGCTGTCGCGGCATCGGCGCAGACGAAGCGCGCGGGGCTGCCCGCTGCCGCTGCGCGCGCCTTCGCCCTCTCGATCAGCATGGGCGCGATGTCGAGGCCCAGCGCCGCGCCCTGCGGCCCCACCGCCTCGGCAATCGCCAGCGTGGTTGCCCCGCCGCCGCAACCGAGATCGAGCACCCGCTCGCCGGGCTGATAACCCGCCCGTGCCAGCAGCGCCTCGCCGATGGGCGCGATCATACCTTCGAAGCGGTCGAGACTGGCGAGCCAGCGCGCGCCCATTTCGCCCGCCCAGTCCTCGCCCCCCAGCTTGTCGGAGCCCTGCGCCTCGGTTCCGGATGCGGCCATCAGAAGTGCAGCGCTCGGCCGTAGGCGTCGAGCACGCTTTCGTGCATCATCTCGCTTAGCGTTGGGTGCGGGAAGACGGTCTGCATCAGCTCGGCCTCGGTGGTCTCGAGCGTCTTGCCGACGGTGTAGCCCTGGATCAGCTCGGTCACTTCCGCGCCGACCATGTGCGCGCCCAGCAACTCGCCGGTCTTGGCGTCGAACACGGTCTTGATGAAGCCCTCTGCCTCGCCAAGCGCAATCGCCTTGCCATTGCCGATGAAGGGGAAGTTGCCGACGCGGACCTCGTAGCCCGCCTCTTTCGCCTTGGCCTCGGTCAGGCCGACGCTGGCGATCTGCGGGTGGCAATAGGTGCAGCCCGGGATGTTGTTGCGGTTAAGCGGGTGCGGGTGGACTTCGGTGTTGCCGAGTTCCTTGGCGATGGCCTCGGCGGCGGTCACGCCCTCGTGGCTTGCCTTGTGTGCGAGCCACGGCCCGGGCGTGCAATCGCCGATGGCCCACAGGCCCTTGGACTTGGTTCGGCCATAAGGGTCGATCTGGATGAAGCCACGGTCCATTTCGGCCAGCTTGTCGATCCCGATATTCTCGGTGTTGGGCACGATGCCGATGGCGACGATCACGTGGGTGAAATCGCTTTCGGCAACCTTGCCGTCCTTCGCCTTGATCTTGGCCTTGATGCCCTTGTCCGAAACGGTGATTCCCTCGACTCCTGCGCCGGTCATGATCGTGATGCCTTGCTTCTTGAGGCTCTTCTCGAGGAAGGTCGAGACGTCCGCATCCTCCACCGGCACGATCCGGTCGAGCATTTCCACAACCGTCACCTCGCTGCCGAGGTCATTGTAGAAGCTCGCGAATTCGATGCCGATGGCACCCGAACCGATCACCAACAGCTTTTCGGGCAGTTCCGCCGGGGTCATCGCGTGACGATAGGTCCACACGCGCTTGCCGTCCGCCTTGGCGAAAGGCAGGTCGCGCGCGCGGGCGCCGGTGGCGACGATGATATGCTTGGCGGTGAGTTGCTCCTCGCCCTTTTCGCCTTTCACCGTCAGGCTGTTTGCGCCGGTCAGCGCGCCCTCGCCCATATGGACGGTGATCTTGTTCTTCTTCATCAGGTGCGTCACGCCCTGATTGAGCTGCTTGGCGACCCCGCGGCTGCGCTTGACGATCGCGGCGAGGTCAGCCTCGATCTGGCCTGCGACCTTCAGGCCATAATCGCCCGCGTGCTGCATGTAGTGGAAGATCTCCGCCGAGCGCAGCATCGCCTTGGTCGGGATGCAGCCCCAGTTGAGGCAGATACCGCCCAGATTCTCGCGCTCGACGATCGCGGTCTTGAGCCCAAGCTGCGCGCAGCGGATCGCCGCGACATAGCCACCGGGGCCCGAGCCGAGCACGATCACGTCATATTGATTAGCCATTGGTATTGTCCTTGGGGAGGAGAAGCGCCGCGCTCGCGGCAATCGCGCGGGGGCGGTTGTCGTCCCCGATCAGAACGAATTTGAAGGTGCCCTTGGCGACCAGTGTGGTGACCTCGCCGTTGCGCTCCCGCGCGATGGCTTCGGCAGCGATGGTGAGCGAGGTGGTGCCGGTGGCGAGCACGTCACAATAGACCGAAAGCTCGTCCCCCACCGCCATCGCGCCGGGAAAGGCGAAGTCGGTGGCCGAGACCACCACCGCCTTGCCCTGCCCCACGCGGCTTGCGAGGCTCCCCGCGCCCAGCGCCATCTGCGCCATCAGCCACCCGCCGAACACCCCGCCATAGGGATTGGTGTCGGCCGGCATGGCGGTTACGCGGATCTGGGGTAGTCGCTCGCTCACAGCCCTAGCCCGCCAGCACTTCGAGGTATTGCGTCACCACCCAACCCTGGCGGCACGAGCCCCTGTAGGGCTCCTGCGCAGCGACCGGCGAGCTGACACCGCAGTCCTGCGGTTCGGAACCGGGCGCGGCATAGACCACGCCGCTCCAATCGCCATCGCCGGCGCAGACGAACACTTGCTGCCCGGGTTCGAGCCGGTCGCGCTCCTTGGTCGATCCACTGGGCGCGTCGCGGACGGAGAGATAGTCCACATCCTGCCCGTCAAGCGGCTTGACCTTGGCCAAGGTGCCGCAGGCGTCGGTTTCCGGGCCCTCGCTGCCGATCACGATCGCCATGGGAATCGTGCCGTCATAGGCCTTACTGGGAACATCCGCGCTCTCGCCCGAGGGGCTGAGCGCCGCTGGCGTTGCGGCGGCAACTGGGCTGCTGGGCGCGTCGACGGGCGTGTCGCCGGCGGGCGGCGAGCAGGCCGCAAGGCTTGCAAGAAGCAGCGCTGCGAGGGCCTTTTTCATCCGTGCTCTCCTGACGCGAGGGTCGATTATACCACCAGCCCCATCGGATTCTCGACGAGGCTCTTCAGCGCCTCCATCAGCTGCGCCCCGTCCGCGCCGTCGATGGCGCGGTGGTCGAAGCTGCCGGTGGCGCTCATCACGGTGGCCGCGACGATCTGGCCGTCCTCGACCCACGGGCGCTGCTCGCCCGCGCCGACTGCGAGGATCATTGCCTGCGGCGGGTTGATCACCGCGTCGAACTGCTTGGTGCCGAACATGCCGAGGTTGGAGAGACTCGCCGTCCCGCCCTGGAATTCGTGCGGTTGCAGCTTGCCGTCCTTGGCCTTGCCTGCCAGCGCCTTCATCTCGGTGCTGATCTCGGCGAGGCCCTTGCGACCCGCGTCGCGGATGATCGGGGTGATGAGGCCCGAAGGCGCGGCGACCGCCACGGAGATGTCCTGCCGGGTGAATTGCAGCAGCGTGTCGCCTTGGAAGCTGACATTGCACTTGGGCACGCGCTGGAGCGCACGCGCCAAGGCCTTGATCAACAGGTCGTTGACCGAGAGTTTCACACCGTCCGCTTCGAGGCTCTTGTTGAGCTCCCCGCGCAGCTTCAGCAACGCATCGAGACGGATATCGACCGAGAGGTAGATGTGCGGGATGGTCTGCTTGGCCTCGGTCAGACGGCGGGCGATGACCTTCCGGACGTTATTGAGCTTCTGCTCCTCATAAGGCGCATCGAGATCGCCGCCGAGGCTGGGGACGGCGACCGGCGCGGGGGCTGCGGCGGGTGCTGCGGC from Porphyrobacter sp. YT40 encodes:
- a CDS encoding D-alanyl-D-alanine carboxypeptidase family protein; the protein is MFPRPMLLIALSVALVTGGLAPAAQALVPGSAPVLPAVPTAEEAPVALLVDLGSGQVLHARNPDRRFMPASVTKVMTLYLAFELLAQRKLDPEQVFVMSPVVAREWRRKGSTMFLDAGERVRVDDLLLGIANVSANDGAAVLAEGQAGSVPAWTAMMNRTALDLGMIGSHFGTPNGFPDEGRTFTTATDLVTLARAMITRHPDKFGYYVGRMGFDYKGIAQINHDPMIGRVPGADGIKTGFTNESGFSYLGTVRRDGQRLVLVLAGVENGRLRGRLARAYAEWGFAAFERRRLFEPEVEIGRARVQDGDALSVALKAAGPVAINLPRGSTAPLTATIRYDGPLRAPIAAGQELATLEITAPGVAPARIPLYAAEDVGIAGPLDRIVNAIAGLFA
- a CDS encoding 2-oxo acid dehydrogenase subunit E2 is translated as MALDIKMPALSPTMEEGTLAKWLVKVGDTVSSGDVMAEIETDKATMEFEAVDEGVIAEILIEEGTENVKVGAVIARLAVEGEEAAPAPTPAPAAEAPSQDGPAATPTARKMAEQAGIDLASLTGTGPKGKITKEDVEGAIGKSGGATAAPAPTPAPPPAAAPAPSGERIVASPLAKRIAADKGIDLAQVKGTGPNGRIVKDDVENFTPSAAHASAATAVPAAPAAAPAAAPAPVAVPSLGGDLDAPYEEQKLNNVRKVIARRLTEAKQTIPHIYLSVDIRLDALLKLRGELNKSLEADGVKLSVNDLLIKALARALQRVPKCNVSFQGDTLLQFTRQDISVAVAAPSGLITPIIRDAGRKGLAEISTEMKALAGKAKDGKLQPHEFQGGTASLSNLGMFGTKQFDAVINPPQAMILAVGAGEQRPWVEDGQIVAATVMSATGSFDHRAIDGADGAQLMEALKSLVENPMGLVV
- a CDS encoding hotdog domain-containing protein, coding for MPADTNPYGGVFGGWLMAQMALGAGSLASRVGQGKAVVVSATDFAFPGAMAVGDELSVYCDVLATGTTSLTIAAEAIARERNGEVTTLVAKGTFKFVLIGDDNRPRAIAASAALLLPKDNTNG
- a CDS encoding aspartyl/asparaginyl beta-hydroxylase domain-containing protein, producing the protein MTVLTPDLADRIAAADRALSEGRLAEARGILEDAARHDPQTPAFWQRLATVRQMSGMAIKAIEAIDRALALAPLDFMNLLMRARMLDQAGHPEAGEAYGRALAQPRPDPLPPMLVQAIARAETCWAEHQQGLERRLAQAVEASGADLTPAERRRIARLGTNITHRTRAYHSEATHFAYPGLREAEFHDPEGFPWLGELESLAPAIRAEMDAVANAPDATLVPYVKYNDSEPLAQWRNLNHNRDWTAIHLIERGETVAANAAHCPETMGFLARMDQPHIAGCAANAMFSLLAPHTHIPPHVGVANFRLLCHLPLIVPDRCWFRVGAETRDFAEGQAWVFDDTIEHEAKNETDRLRVILIFDLWHPDLSPAERVAIQAAVSAAAFPVGAL
- a CDS encoding class I SAM-dependent methyltransferase, whose translation is MAASGTEAQGSDKLGGEDWAGEMGARWLASLDRFEGMIAPIGEALLARAGYQPGERVLDLGCGGGATTLAIAEAVGPQGAALGLDIAPMLIERAKARAAAAGSPARFVCADAATAQLAEPPFDRLFSRFGSMFFAEPVPAFANLRAMLKPGARIDLAVWAHPRDNAWMMEVMGVVRRYVEIPPAVPRAPGPFAFEDLGYLEGILTAAGFTAMEVAAYEGEQAVGGAGASPQEATDFVLASMAAGRILAEHGEQVLTAARADLTALFSRHYRPGEGVMLGGKAWLVTARA
- the tmk gene encoding dTMP kinase yields the protein MTSAGRFIAFEGGEGAGKSTQARLLAEALRARGLTVVVTREPGGTPGAEAIRALLLSPPGEGWPPEAEALLFAAARADHVAHLIRPALARGDWVICDRFVDSSRAYQGGAGGLGDAAITALHAFGSDGLRPDRVILLEGDEAALAGRLAARGQAADAIEGRPADYHRAVAAAFRALAEREPTGFARIDALGAPEEVHARILAAIGDLLP
- a CDS encoding lytic murein transglycosylase — protein: MIPRLLPAAALALGAFAILGAPPVAAPATAQASADSLPFDAYLELLKARARAEGVREDTIARMTAGLTPNPRVIALDNNQPGSATTRGYPSMANYIATHVDAARIGGGRSVYRQHQSTLAALEAQYGVPGQIVVAIFGHETSYGRVKGDFDLARSLATLAWEGRRRELFAGEFVALMKVADKGYDRAQLVGSYAGAFGNPQFLPSVYLRLATDGDGDGRADIFTNRADTFASIANYFRDAGWRPGQPWGVRAYVAEGFDASAYRTRLVSPVCPRVHERLSRWMTVAEWRAAGVVAQGGLADDVMTAFFQPDGPGTPAYLVTGNYRAILEYNCSSYYAMSVGLLADEIVN
- the lpdA gene encoding dihydrolipoyl dehydrogenase, with translation MANQYDVIVLGSGPGGYVAAIRCAQLGLKTAIVERENLGGICLNWGCIPTKAMLRSAEIFHYMQHAGDYGLKVAGQIEADLAAIVKRSRGVAKQLNQGVTHLMKKNKITVHMGEGALTGANSLTVKGEKGEEQLTAKHIIVATGARARDLPFAKADGKRVWTYRHAMTPAELPEKLLVIGSGAIGIEFASFYNDLGSEVTVVEMLDRIVPVEDADVSTFLEKSLKKQGITIMTGAGVEGITVSDKGIKAKIKAKDGKVAESDFTHVIVAIGIVPNTENIGIDKLAEMDRGFIQIDPYGRTKSKGLWAIGDCTPGPWLAHKASHEGVTAAEAIAKELGNTEVHPHPLNRNNIPGCTYCHPQIASVGLTEAKAKEAGYEVRVGNFPFIGNGKAIALGEAEGFIKTVFDAKTGELLGAHMVGAEVTELIQGYTVGKTLETTEAELMQTVFPHPTLSEMMHESVLDAYGRALHF